The Saccharomyces mikatae IFO 1815 strain IFO1815 genome assembly, chromosome: 13 genome has a segment encoding these proteins:
- the AIP1 gene encoding Aip1p (similar to Saccharomyces cerevisiae AIP1 (YMR092C); ancestral locus Anc_2.470), producing MTSISLKEIIPPQPSTQRNFTTHLSYDPTTNAIAYPCGKSAFVRCLNDEASEIPSVVQFTGHGSSVVTTVKFSPIKGSQYLCSGDESGKVIVWGWSFNKESGSVELNVKSEFQVLAGPISDISWDFEGRRLCIVGEGRDNFGVFISWDSGNSLGEISGHAQRINACHFKQSRPMRSMTVGDDGSVVFYQGPPFKFTASDRVHHKQGSFVRDVEFSPDSGEFVVTVGSDRKISCFDGKTGEFVKYIEDDQEPVQGGIFALSWLDSQKFVTVGADAAIRVWDVTTSKCVQKWALDKKQLRNQQVGVVAIGDGKIISLSLDGTLNFYKLGHNEVLKTISGHNKGITALTVNPLISGSYDGRIVEWSNSSMHQDHSNLIVSLDNSKLQEYSSVSWDDTLKVNGVTRHEFGSQPKIASVNNDGFTAVITNDDDLLILESFSGDVIKSVKLKSSGSAVNLSQNHVAVGLEENNVIQVFKLTDLEISFDLKTPLRSKPSYISISPSERYIAAGDVMGKILLYDFQTREVKTSRWAFHTSKINAISWRPVDNNADEDENEDDLVATGSLDTNIFIYSVKRPMKITKMLNAHKDGVNNLLWEDPSTLVSAGADACIKRWKAHLD from the coding sequence ATGACATCTATCTCCTTAAAGGAAATTATACCACCTCAACCTTCGACGCAACGTAACTTTACCACGCATTTATCGTACGACCCTACAACAAATGCGATTGCCTATCCATGCGGCAAGTCTGCCTTTGTACGTTGTTTGAATGATGAAGCCTCAGAAATTCCTTCAGTAGTTCAATTTACTGGCCATGGTTCTTCAGTAGTCACAACGGTGAAGTTCTCTCCAATTAAGGGATCTCAATATCTATGCTCCGGTGATGAGTCTGGGAAAGTGATTGTATGGGGATGGAGtttcaacaaagaaagCGGCTCTGTTGAATTGAATGTTAAGTCTGAGTTTCAGGTTCTAGCCGGTCCTATTAGTGATATTTCCTGGGATTTTGAAGGTCGGAGACTCTGTATTGTGGGAGAAGGTCGCGATAACTTTGGTGTTTTCATATCCTGGGACTCTGGTAACTCTCTTGGTGAAATTTCAGGTCACGCACAACGCATTAATGCCTGTCATTTCAAGCAGTCTAGACCTATGAGATCTATGACAGTTGGAGATGATGGATCTGTTGTCTTTTACCAAGGACCCCCATTTAAGTTTACTGCTAGTGATAGAGTGCATCACAAACAAGGGTCCTTCGTCAGAGATGTAGAATTTTCACCGGATAGTGGTGAATTTGTTGTTACGGTAGGATCTGACAGAAAgatttcttgttttgaTGGCAAAACCGGTGAGTTCGTGAAATATATAGAAGATGATCAAGAACCAGTTCAAGGTGGCATATTTGCGCTGTCGTGGCTGGATTCGCAAAAATTTGTTACTGTAGGGGCTGACGCCGCCATTAGGGTTTGGGACGTAACAACGTCTAAATGTGTTCAAAAATGGGCCTTAGACAAGAAACAACTGCGCAACCAACAGGTTGGTGTTGTTGCGATAGGGGATGGAAAAATTATATCTCTTTCGCTGGATGGAACATTGAATTTTTATAAGCTCGGACATAATGAGGTCTTGAAAACTATTAGTGGTCATAACAAAGGTATTACGGCTTTGACAGTCAATCCATTAATCAGTGGGTCATATGATGGTAGGATTGTGGAATGGTCGAACTCTTCTATGCATCAAGACCATTCTAACTTGATTGTGTCATTAGACAATAGTAAGCTACAGGAATACTCTAGTGTTTCTTGGGATGATACTTTGAAAGTCAATGGTGTTACTAGGCATGAATTCGGGTCCCAGCCAAAGATTGCCAGCGTAAATAATGACGGCTTCACGGCAGTAATTaccaatgatgatgacttgTTGATATTGGAATCCTTTTCAGGTGATGTAATTAAGAGTGTAAAATTAAAATCCTCCGGTTCTGCTGTTAACTTGAGTCAAAACCATGTTGCAGTTGGcctggaagaaaataatgttATCCAGGTCTTCAAATTAACAGATCTGGAAATTAGTTTTGACTTAAAAACGCCTCTTCGTTCAAAGCCTTCTTACATATCGATCTCACCCTCCGAAAGATACATCGCTGCTGGTGATGTGATGGGTAAGATATTGCTCTATGATTTTCAAACAAGAGAAGTTAAAACTTCGAGATGGGCATTCCATACTAGTAAAATCAATGCCATTTCATGGAGGCCTGTTGACAACAACGCcgatgaagatgagaaTGAAGACGATTTAGTTGCCACAGGTTCTTTAGATAcgaatattttcatttactCTGTCAAGAGACCAATGAAGATTACTAAGATGTTGAATGCACACAAGGACGGTGTCAACAATCTTTTGTGGGAAGATCCATCTACTCTGGTTAGTGCTGGTGCGGATGCTTGCATTAAAAGATGGAAGGCACACCTTGATTAA
- the UTP15 gene encoding snoRNA-binding rRNA-processing protein UTP15 (similar to Saccharomyces cerevisiae UTP15 (YMR093W); ancestral locus Anc_2.469), with translation MSTARPRIITAKAPLLPQQTTPEQRYWRQYTSAQLVKEHNSVTHISFNPQHPHDFAVTSSTRVQIFSSRTRQVIKTFSRFKDVVYSASFRSDGKLLCAGDATGLVSVYDSYNPRTILLSMNASTHPTHVTKFHTQDSKILATASDDRVTRLWDISNAYEPQLELTGATDYVRTLSFIPAAPHLIATGSYDGLVRLYDTRSSGSTPIYSLNHDQPIENVIAVSPTQIVSCGGSNFKVWDLTSNKKLYERGNFNKAVTCLDYIENFGSPMQSALIASSLDGHVKVFDPLDNFQVKFGWKFSGPVLSCAVSPSTAQGNRHLVAGLSSGLLAIRTKKKEKRASNTDNEPVVSNINAKSNNFQRMMRGSEYQGDQEHIIHNDKVRSQRRMRAFERNLNQFKWSEALDNAFVPGMAKELTLTVLQELRKRGKIRVALYGRDESSLEPLLNWCLKGIEDVRSASIVADWVAVVLELYGNTLESSPVLQELIIDLKTKVRHEIHKSKEAQRIEGMLQLLTS, from the coding sequence ATGTCCACCGCCAGGCCTAGAATAATTACCGCGAAGGCTCCTTTATTGCCGCAACAAACTACTCCGGAGCAGCGCTACTGGCGTCAATACACTTCAGCACAACTCGTGAAAGAACATAATAGTGTCACTCACATATCGTTTAATCCTCAACATCCTCATGATTTTGCAGTGACCTCCTCGACTAGAgttcaaatattttcttcaagaacaAGACAAGTGATAAAGACCTTCTCAAGATTTAAAGATGTTGTGTATTCTGCTTCCTTTAGGAGCGATGGTAAGTTGTTATGTGCTGGTGATGCTACCGGCTTAGTGTCCGTATATGATAGTTATAATCCAAGGACTATTCTTTTATCCATGAATGCATCCACACATCCTACTCATGTTACAAAGTTTCATACACAAGATAGTAAAATTTTAGCTACAGCAAGTGATGATAGAGTGACAAGACTTTGGGACATATCCAACGCGTATGAACCGCAGTTAGAGCTTACTGGAGCTACTGATTACGTCCGTACATTATCTTTCATTCCAGCAGCCCCACATTTAATTGCAACAGGTTCGTATGATGGTTTGGTTAGATTATACGATACAAGATCGAGTGGATCCACTCCAATATATTCTCTAAATCATGACCAACCTATTGAGAATGTTATCGCAGTATCTCCAACTCAAATTGTTTCTTGTGGTGGCAGTAACTTTAAAGTATGGGACTTAActagtaataaaaaattatacGAACGTGGTAATTTTAACAAGGCTGTCACATGTTTAGACTATATTGAGAATTTTGGTTCACCAATGCAATCAGCATTAATTGCTTCTTCATTAGATGGGCACGTCAAAGTCTTTGATCCCTTAGACAATTTTCAAGTAAAGTTTGGTTGGAAATTTTCAGGTCCTGTATTAAGTTGCGCTGTGTCTCCTAGTACTGCACAAGGGAACAGGCACTTAGTAGCTGGGTTGTCTTCTGGTCTACTAGCCATTagaactaaaaaaaaggaaaaacgtGCATCCAATACAGATAACGAACCTGTAGTCTCGAATATAAATGCGAAGAGCAATAACTTCCAGAGAATGATGCGTGGTTCAGAATATCAGGGCGATCAAGAGCATATTATTCATAACGATAAGGTAAGATCCCAACGTCGTATGCGTGCATTCGAAAGGAACTTAAATCAGTTTAAGTGGAGTGAAGCACTAGATAATGCTTTTGTACCGGGAATGGCTAAGGAGTTGACACTCACTGTTCTTCAAGAGTTACGTAAACGCGGGAAAATCCGTGTGGCTTTATACGGTAGAGACGAATCTTCATTAGAACCTTTACTAAATTGGTGCTTAAAGGGTATTGAAGATGTAAGGTCTGCATCTATTGTGGCAGATTGGGTCGCGGTGGTTCTAGAATTATATGGAAATACATTAGAAAGCTCCCCAGTTCTTCAAGAATTGATAATAGATTTGAAAACTAAAGTCAGACACGAAATTCATAAGTCCAAGGAAGCTCAAAGAATTGAAGGTATGCTTCAACTTTTGACGAGTTGA
- the CTF13 gene encoding Ctf13p (similar to Saccharomyces cerevisiae CTF13 (YMR094W); ancestral locus Anc_2.467): MHNVMPSVGKPVYTLRSNICRSMLSFNPIKFLTLPIDIRKEVYFHLDGNFCGAHPCSIDILYTSNDVELPGKSGYKRSKKSKKLLKYMYPVFASYLNIFEYSPPLIEKWLEYAFWLRYDCLVLDCLKVNHLYDGTLIGALEWTYLDNELRLAYFNKASMLEVWYTFKEYKKWVIDGAAYNDHSLIKVDNIQIDIDNLTPELLDKCLTLLEQKDLFASIRELKFGQDEEVEGEKDVDASETVSGENFKVNSTVTNKKRSAATRSYADDGCVGAKQNQLTSVSVIRTVKSMELMKSLRKITVRGEMLYELLINFHGFRDNPGKTISYIVKRRINEIRLSRMDQISRTGLADFTRWDNLQTLVLSRIAYIDLNNIVLPKNFKSLTMKRISKIKWWNIEENILKELKLDRKTFKTLYIREDSSRFTKFLNLRQTEVKELDKSEINQITYFRCQALVWLSFQTLNHIKLQSVSEVCNNNIIVPRALFDSKRVEIYQCEKISEILVI; the protein is encoded by the coding sequence atgcACAATGTGATGCCATCAGTCGGAAAACCAGTATATACCCTTAGAAGTAATATATGTCGCTCGatgctttcttttaatccaataaaatttttaacaCTACCAATTGACATCAGAAAGGaagtttattttcatttagaTGGCAATTTTTGCGGAGCACATCCATGCTCCATAGATATATTATACACATCTAATGATGTGGAGCTTCCAGGAAAGTCTGGGTATAAAAGATCGAAGAAATCTAAGAAATTATTGAAGTATATGTATCCTGTTTTTGCTTCGTATTTaaacatttttgaatacTCACCGCCacttattgaaaaatggcTTGAATATGCGTTTTGGTTACGCTATGATTGCTTAGTTTTGGACTGTTTGAAGGTAAACCATCTTTATGATGGTACACTTATTGGTGCATTAGAATGGACATATCTAGATAATGAACTTCGGCTGGCTTATTTCAATAAGGCTAGTATGCTGGAAGTTTGGTATACTTTCAAAGAGTACAAGAAATGGGTGATAGATGGTGCCGCTTATAATGACCATAGCTTAATTAAAGTAGATAATATTcaaattgatattgataaCCTAACTCCAGAATTACTAGATAAGTGCTTAACACTACTAGAGCAAAAAGATTTATTTGCAAGCATTAGGGAACTAAAATTTGGACAAGACGAGGAAGTTGAGGGAGAGAAAGACGTTGATGCTAGTGAAACTGTTTCTGGCGAAAACTTTAAAGTCAACTCCACAGTGacaaataagaaaaggtCAGCTGCCACAAGGTCATATGCAGATGATGGTTGTGTTGGAGCAAAGCAAAACCAACTAACAAGCGTATCAGTTATCAGAACAGTTAAAAGTATGGAACTTATGAAAAGCCTGCGAAAGATCACTGTGCGAGGGGAGATGTTATATGAGTTATTAATAAACTTCCACGGGTTCAGAGACAACCCCGGTAAAACAATTAGCTACATAGTGAAACGCAGAATAAATGAAATACGACTATCACGAATGGATCAGATTTCTAGAACAGGATTAGCTGATTTTACTAGATGGGACAACCTGCAAACGCTAGTGTTAAGTAGAATAGCTTATATCGATTTGAACAACATTGTCTTAcccaaaaatttcaagtcTTTGACAATGAAACGTATAAGTAAAATAAAGTGGTGGAACATAGAGGAAAACATATTGAAGGAACTAAAATTAGACAGAAAAACTTTCAAGACATTGTATATAAGGGAAGATAGTAGTAGATTTACAAAATTCCTTAACCTCAGACAGACAGAAGTAAAAGAACTTGACAAAAGTGAAATTAATCAAATAACATATTTCCGATGTCAAGCATTGGTGTGGCTATCTTTTCAGACTTTAAACCATATCAAACTACAAAGTGTATCAGAAGTTTGTAACAATAACATCATTGTCCCTAGAGCGTTATTTGACAGTAAACGGGTGGAAATTTACCAATGCGAAAAAATCTCTGAGATCCTAGTAATATAG
- the SNO1 gene encoding putative pyridoxal 5'-phosphate synthase (similar to Saccharomyces cerevisiae SNO1 (YMR095C); ancestral locus Anc_2.466), producing the protein MYKTQIQDFKKPIKVIGVLALQGAFLEHTNHLKKCLAKNDYEVKIEIIAVKTPDELNQCDALIIPGGESTSISLISQRTGLYPCLYEFVHSPEKVIWGTCAGLIFLSAHLENENALVKTLGVLKVDVRRNAFGRQAQSFTQMCDFSNFIPDCHDFRATFIRAPVIDKILDPAAVKSLYELPMNGKNVIVAAQQGDNILVTSFHPELSENDIRFHDWFIRQFVSN; encoded by the coding sequence ATGTACAAAACTCAAATACAGGACTTCAAAAAACCAATCAAAGTAATTGGAGTTTTAGCGTTGCAAGGTGCATTTCTAGAGCATACAaaccatttgaaaaagtgcCTGGCTAAGAATGACTACGAAgtaaaaatagaaataatAGCTGTAAAAACTCCTGATGAACTAAACCAGTGCGATGCTCTTATTATTCCCGGCGGGGAGTCGACGTCAATTTCCCTTATCTCTCAAAGGACAGGCTTATACCCTTGTTTGTATGAATTCGTTCACAGCCCAGAAAAGGTGATCTGGGGCACTTGTGCCGGTCTCATCTTTTTAAGCGCACATTTGGAGAACGAAAACGCCCTGGTAAAGACGTTAGGTGTGCTAAAAGTCGACGTGAGAAGAAATGCATTTGGAAGACAAGCTCAATCATTTACACAAATGTGTGACTTTTCGAATTTTATACCTGATTGTCATGATTTTCGTGCTACTTTTATTCGTGCACCTGTGATTGATAAGATTCTGGATCCCGCCGCTGTCAAAAGTTTATATGAATTGCCAATGAATGGAAAGAATGTGATTGTAGCTGCACAACAAGGTGATAACATACTTGTGACTTCTTTTCATCCAGAACTGTCTGAAAATGATATAAGATTTCATGATTGGTTTATTAGACAATTTGTTTCTAATTGA
- the SNZ1 gene encoding pyridoxine biosynthesis protein SNZ1 (similar to Saccharomyces cerevisiae SNZ1 (YMR096W); ancestral locus Anc_2.465), with translation MTGEDFKIKSGLAQMLKGGVIMDVVTPEQAKIAEKAGACAVMALECIPADMRKSGKVCRMSDPKMIKDIMNSVSIPVMAKVRIGHFVEAQIIEALEVDYIDESEVLTPADWTHHIEKSKFKVPFVCGAKDLGEALRRINEGAAMIRTKGEAGTGDVSEAVKHITRITEQIKECQQLKDEDAIAGAAKEMRVPVSLLNEVIERGKLPVVNFAAGGVATPADAALLMQLGCDGVFVGSGIFKSSNPEKLATAVVEATTHFDNPTKLLEVSSDLGDLMGGVAIESIKHDSNGIRLSEIGW, from the coding sequence ATGACTGGAgaagatttcaaaatcaaaagtgGGCTCGCCCAAATGCTAAAAGGTGGTGTCATCATGGATGTTGTCACTCCAGAACAGGCTAAAATAGCAGAAAAAGCAGGCGCATGTGCTGTGATGGCACTAGAATGCATTCCAGCAGATATGCGCAAGTCAGGTAAGGTTTGCCGCATGTCAGATCCCAAGATGATCAAAGATATAATGAACTCCGTTTCCATTCCTGTAATGGCAAAGGTGAGGATTGGCCATTTTGTTGAAGCTCAAATCATTGAGGCTTTAGAAGTTGACTATATTGACGAAAGTGAAGTCTTAACTCCTGCTGACTGGACCCAtcatattgaaaaaagcaAATTCAAAGTCCCATTTGTGTGTGGTGCTAAGGATTTAGGGGAAGCTCTAAGAAGAATCAATGAAGGCGCCGCTATGATTCGTACTAAGGGCGAAGCTGGAACCGGTGATGTTTCCGAAGCCGTAAAGCATATAACTAGAATTACAgaacaaataaaagaatgtcAACAGTTGAAGGACGAAGATGCGATTGCAGGGGCCGCCAAGGAAATGAGGGTACCAGTTTCTTTACTAAATGAAGTTATAGAAAGAGGTAAGTTGCCTGTAGTCAATTTTGCAGCTGGTGGTGTAGCAACCCCGGCTGATGCTGCATTGTTAATGCAGCTGGGTTGTGATGGTGTGTTTGTTGGTTCAGGTATTTTTAAATCATCTAATCCTGAAAAGTTGGCTACCGCAGTGGTTGAGGCCACCACTCATTTCGACAACCCTACCAAATTACTTGAAGTTTCCAGTGATTTGGGAGATTTAATGGGTGGTGTTGCTATCGAATCCATCAAACATGATTCTAACGGCATAAGACTTTCTGAAATAGGTTGGTGA
- the MTG1 gene encoding putative GTPase MTG1 (similar to Saccharomyces cerevisiae MTG1 (YMR097C); ancestral locus Anc_2.463), with the protein MHANVKAARRLVSSISSFTPRYEFPKYNMPLTDFKGHQLKALRKFERLAPQMNMIIELRDIRAPLSTRNVIFDRIARKENNLMKLVVYTRKDLMPNNKEYIRKLKNWHEELGEKFVLLDCRNKIEVKNLLKILEWQNYELEKNGGYLPMGYRALITGMPNVGKSTLINSLRAIFQGQDRESMGGKRKKVAKTGAEAGVTRTTSEVIRVASRNVESRNEIYLIDTPGIGVPGRISDHNRMLALALCGSVKNNLIDPIFQADYLLYLMNLQNQNDGKEEFYPKSHTSPTNDIYDVLKRLQMHKSQNDKSTAIEWTNKWRLRGKGIIFDPEVLLSNDEFSYKKYVDDQLKKLGELSYERFSKRLIGNPNQIFSK; encoded by the coding sequence atgcATGCTAATGTTAAAGCGGCTAGAAGGCTAGTTTCCAGCATCTCATCCTTCACGCCAAGATATGAGTTTCCAAAGTACAATATGCCTCTCACAGATTTTAAAGGACACCAACTCAAAGCTCtcagaaaatttgaaagactAGCACCTCAAATGAATATGATAATAGAATTACGTGATATTCGTGCCCCATTATCTACAAGGAATGTTATCTTTGATCGAATAGcaagaaaggaaaataatttGATGAAGTTAGTCGTATACACTAGAAAAGATCTTATGCCTAACAATAAAGAATACATaagaaaattaaagaattgGCATGAAGAGTTGGGggaaaaatttgttttgCTGGATTGTCGGAACAAAATTGAGGTCAAAAATCTACTGAAAATACTAGAATGGCAAAATTACgaactagaaaaaaatggcgGTTATTTGCCTATGGGTTACCGGGCATTGATTACGGGCATGCCTAATGTTGGGAAATCTACTCTGATAAATAGCTTAAGGGCAATTTTCCAGGGACAGGATAGAGAATCTATGGGAGGAAAACGCAAGAAAGTGGCCAAGACTGGAGCAGAAGCCGGTGTTACGAGAACTACAAGCGAGGTCATTAGGGTAGCTTCGAGGAACGTGGAATCAAGAAACGAAATTTATTTAATAGACACACCAGGGATTGGTGTTCCGGGTCGAATTTCAGATCATAATAGAATGCTCGCACTTGCCTTATGTGGTAGTGTTAAAAATAACCTTATAGACCCAATATTTCAAGCAGATTATCTTTTGTACCTAATGAACCtgcaaaatcaaaatgatggaaaagaagagtttTATCCTAAAAGTCACACTTCGCCCACGAACGATATTTATGATGTTCTGAAAAGGCTCCAAATGCATAAAAGTCAGAACGATAAATCAACGGCCATTGAGTGGACCAATAAATGGAGACTGCGTGGAAAGGGTATCATCTTTGATCCTGAGGTACTATTGAGTAATGACGAATTTTCCTATAAAAAGTATGTAGATGACCAGTTAAAAAAGTTGGGAGAGCTCTCTTACGAGAGATTTTCTAAAAGATTAATAGGAAACCCAAATCAAATATTTAGTAAATAA
- the ATP25 gene encoding Atp25p (similar to Saccharomyces cerevisiae ATP25 (YMR098C); ancestral locus Anc_2.461), whose protein sequence is MRKLSLLSIPGRSVFRVGISPSILSRQKPLLFYRRSTVGHYSTKGKDDNHEEIGLSPNSTSTPLETPWYLRIVDKEKESMDGKKEYGNPTEKTVEVPSASPNSLTQIIDFLTGELGLDNFLVFDLRNNGLNSVSAVNKLGDFMIICTARSTKHCHKCFLELNKFLKLEFCSSAYVEGNFNERQESRRKRRLARKSNLSKLLGRSSEGSQKDLDSEAWYMIDCHVDGIFVNILTQKRRHELNLEELYAPENEKLKFKKKEPDNILTTSRMEEISGDNNILLGLRRLAQQKRRYSTSSASELKNLSLFLQKQNFKEASMIIHSNLFSEDHNIRALQLIKDNLEDIIRQGKEVDVAQWKALFDKHSTLSTVRKSAEYWPLRLKYAILMNKANSQFYSDRVFLRDYLLLKKSLGQELTREDLIALLRIVSKTQHSNNSYFNLVKQNRVVIKALNLFKNIQSENNRTVVHDEKVMSLILDCMVADERTKLRSLYEVIDHICQTFGDKLSSSMIISVLQILAKVKDWTKLLQVWENITPVAGDNRDTRPWNEFLNVLNQSGDSHVISRVVNNGHLLWIRRLNVDLTPELRNSIKKLLQTAGMENTPLEEFLIHGANRQ, encoded by the coding sequence ATGAGAAAACTCTCTCTACTGTCCATTCCTGGGCGAAGTGTATTCAGAGTTGGTATTTCTCCTAGTATTTTATCGAGACAGAAACCACTATTATTTTATAGGCGAAGTACAGTAGGTCATTACTCTACGAAAGGCAAGGATGATAACCATGAAGAAATTGGTTTATCTCCAAACTCTACTTCCACTCCTCTAGAGACACCTTGGTACCTCAGAATTgttgacaaagaaaaagaatcaatGGATGGTAAGAAAGAATACGGAAATCCGACCGAAAAGACAGTTGAGGTACCCTCAGCCTCTCCAAACTCATTAACACAGATAATAGATTTCTTAACCGGTGAACTAGGTCTAGATAACTTCCTGGTTTTCGATTTACGGAACAACGGATTAAATTCTGTTTCAGCAGTTAATAAGCTGGGCGACTTCATGATCATATGCACAGCAAGATCTACCAAACATTGCCATAAATGTTTTCTAGAATTGAACAAGTTTTTAAAGCTCGAATTCTGCAGTAGTGCATATGTAGAAGGAAATTTCAATGAGCGACAAGAGAGcaggagaaaaagaaggctAGCAAGGAAATCTAACCTTAGTAAGCTCTTGGGTAGAAGCTCTGAGGGCTCTCAGAAAGACCTAGACAGTGAGGCGTGGTATATGATCGATTGTCATGTTGATGGTATCTTTGTTAATATTCTAACACAAAAAAGGCGTCATGAACTAAATTTAGAAGAGTTATATGCACCTGAAAACGAGAAGTTgaagtttaaaaaaaaagagccAGACAATATTTTGACTACTTCAAGGATGGAGGAAATTTCGGGagataataatattcttttagGTCTAAGAAGACTAGCCCAACAAAAAAGGAGGTATTCAACTAGCAGTGCAAGCGAATTAAAAAACTTGAGTCTATTTCTGCAGAAACAAAATTTCAAGGAGGCTAGTATGATAATTCACAGTAATCTTTTTAGTGAAGACCACAATATACGTGCTTTACAGCTCATTAAGGATAATTTGGAGGATATTATAAGGCAGGGGAAAGAAGTAGATGTTGCTCAATGGAAAGCCTTATTTGATAAACATTCAACTTTGTCGACTGTAAGAAAATCGGCCGAATATTGGCCACTACGACTAAAATATGCCATACTCATGAACAAAGCAAATTCACAATTTTATTCAGACCGTGTATTTCTCAGGGATTATCTActtctgaaaaaatcattaGGACAAGAATTAACTAGAGAAGATCTTATTGCTCTCTTAAGAAtagtttcaaaaacacAGCACTCTAACAATTCATATTTCAATTTGGTGAAGCAGAACAGGGTCGTAATCAAAGCGTTGAACTTATTCAAAAACATACAATCAGAAAATAATCGTACGGTTGTTCACGATGAAAAAGTAATGTCTCTTATTTTAGATTGCATGGTAGCGGATGAACGGACGAAATTAAGATCTCTATATGAAGTGATAGATCACATTTGTCAAACTTTTGGAGATAAACTAAGTTCTAGTATGATCATTTCAGTCTTACAGATCTTAGCTAAAGTTAAGGACTGGACCAAGCTGCTTCAAGTTTGGGAAAATATAACACCAGTAGCGGGAGACAATCGGGATACCAGGCCATGGAATGAATTTTTAAATGTTCTTAATCAAAGCGGTGATAGTCACGTTATATCAAGAGTCGTAAATAATGGCCATTTGCTGTGGATAAGACGTCTCAATGTTGACTTAACACCGGAATTACGTAACTCCATTAAGAAGTTACTACAGACCGCTGGAATGGAGAATACTCCTTTGGAAGAGTTCTTAATACATGGAGCCAACCGCCAATGA
- the SMKI13G2240 gene encoding glucose-6-phosphate 1-epimerase (similar to Saccharomyces cerevisiae YMR099C; ancestral locus Anc_2.456), producing MSIKETDREIILTHPTDETTSVRILKYGATVYSWKLKSEEQLWLSTAAKLDGSKPVRGGIPLVFPVFGKNTTDEYLSKLPQHGLARNSTWEFLGQTKENPLAIQFGLKPEIANPELTKLWPMSFLLILTVELGADYLKTAIEVENTSSSKVLKFNWLFHTYLRIEDIEGTMVSNLAGMKLYDQLLKESYVDKHPVVTFNQETDVIYQNVSPERAIQIVDKGVQIHTLKRFNLPDTVVWNPWVDKSQGMADFEPKTGYQQMICIEPGHVHDFITLAPGKKWDAYQLLCKEDLKYQAIQ from the coding sequence ATGTCTATCAAAGAAACTGATAGAGAGATTATTTTAACTCATCCAACAGATGAAACTACCAGTGTTCGTATTTTAAAGTACGGTGCTACAGTTTACTCTTGGAAATTAAAATCAGAAGAACAATTGTGGCTCTCTACTGCAGCCAAACTGGATGGCAGCAAGCCTGTAAGAGGTGGTATACCTCTGGTATTTCCTGTATTTGGGAAGAATACCACGGATGAATATTTGAGTAAGTTACCCCAACATGGTCTCGCAAGAAATTCTACTTGGGAGTTCTTGGGCCAAACTAAGGAAAACCCGCTGGCAATACAATTTGGTTTGAAACCTGAAATTGCCAACCCAGAGTTGACCAAGTTGTGGCCAAtgagttttcttttaattttgacTGTCGAGTTGGGCGCTGATTATTTGAAAACGGCAATAGAAGTAGAAAACACATCAAGTTCCAAGGTATTGAAATTCAACTGGTTGTTTCATACATATTTGCGTATTGAAGATATCGAAGGCACAATGGTGTCTAATTTAGCTGGTATGAAACTTTATGATCAATTGTTAAAAGAATCTTACGTCGATAAGCACCCAGTAGTGACTTTCAATCAAGAAACTGATGTCATTTATCAGAATGTTAGTCCTGAACGTGCAATCCAAATTGTTGACAAGGGTGTTCAAATTCATACTTTAAAAAGATTTAATTTACCCGATACTGTTGTTTGGAATCCTTGGGTTGATAAGTCTCAAGGTATGGCTGATTTCGAACCGAAAACTGGATACCAACAAATGATATGTATTGAACCTGGACATGTTCATGACTTTATTACCTTGGCTCCCGGTAAGAAATGGGATGCTTATCAATTGCTCTGTAAggaagatttgaaatacCAAGCTATTCAATAG